ACGCAATGACCAAAATTGCCGTTAATAATAATTGAACTGCTTTTTGCATAACATCATCCTCCGAGTAGATCGTCGCGAATGGGTCGCATTTTATATCGAATATCGCTCAATGTAAAGACTGAATGTTCATTAGTATAGTTAGCACTTTATACATCCGAAATTTGTAATAGGTGAGATGTCCGCTTTTGGGACAAAGGATCATAGAAACCCAGAGTTCAGATGACTGAGACTCAAGTTTTTAGCCAGCCGAGTATTCTTGGCTTGGCCAATTGATCCCGCACCTAACGCATCGGTGTCGGGCAAAATCTATTGCAGTTTGGACACTAGCGAAATTCGATATTTCCGCCGGAGACGTTTATGTTATTCGGATCAGTCTTTAAGATCATCTCGATCAACATACCCGCAATTTGCTTGTACGCCTTGAGTGTTTCGCGGTTATTGGTTTGCTTACCTTCGTTATATCCGGCTAGCAGAAGACCGCTGAAGCCGATCAATTTGTTGTAATAGTCCTGTTTTTCGCGATTCGGGATCTTGGCAAATTCGGGCACGCTGTCGATGACCTGACTAAATCCGTTAAAGAAATTATCGGCACCCGCCTCGCTTGGCTCAGGCCCGTCGCGATAGACCGTTACCGCCGTCACGACAAAGAATGTCATTGCTCCGGCGTAATTATTCTTCCACCCTTTGGCGGCCGCCGCAGTCTCAAAAGACGTTTTGGTCTGCTTGAAAACCGCCGCAAGCAGGGCTTTTTCTTCGCGGGTCGTGCCAAGGCTGTCGGCCAGGAGTTTGGCCGTGTCGACCGCGGCATCGGGCTTGAACACGGCGTAGCTGATGCCGGTATTTTGAGACGGGCTCGATGCCGTTGGTTTCGAGCTAACCGCGGTCGCCGCGGCATTTCCACGATTTGCGCCGGACCGCGGTGCCGCGACCTTGTTTTTTGCACGCCAGGCGTTAGCATTTGCCTGGATCACCTGCGAGAGCATCGCCGAACCGGGATTTCGCCAGACCGTGCCGTAGCCTCCGTTATATCCACCGGCGTATGTGTTGTAAGTCTGAGCCTCGGCGGTCGCCGCGGTAAGGCAAATCATCGCGAATACCAACGTTTGCACAATGGTTTTTACGGAAAGCTGAATATTCTTCGTCATATATTTTTTCCTGAGGCCCTTCGGGCGATCGTCGATCGGGCCGAAGTCTCGCTCGAAGCTCTAAGTGATCGATCCATTACGCATAGATCGTCGCAGATGTCGCAAGTCCATCGTTGTTATTGACAGTTATTCCCCAACACGCACCGTCCTCCAACATACTACGCGTATATCTGCGCAAAAAAGGCTCAAGTATGGCCAACTCTTTTTACACACGCCCGGGCATCGACCGCCGACCCGGAGACCGAGGCGAAAGCAAACTGCCGCGCACGCTGATCTATATAGCTGATTTATATATTTACGTCATTCGATCTATCATTAAGACCGATGCGGATCCTTATCGTTAAATTAAGTGCGATCGGCGATATCGTCCACGCTCTGCCGGCGGTCGCGGCGATCCGTGCTAATCTGCCCGACGCCGAGATATCTTGGGTCGTCGAGCAGCGTTCGGCTGAGATCGTGCGGGGCAGTTCGGTGGTCGATCATCTGATCGAGATCGACACGCGATCGATGCGCGGCGGCAAGGTGATCGACGAGATCTTGCTCGATATGACCAAGCAGGCCAAGCTCATACGGCAGCGAAAATACGACATCGCTATCGACCTTCAGGGGCTGATCAAGTCAGCCGTGATCGCCAAGATCTCGGGCGCCAAGCGGCGTTGGGGCTTTTCGCGTTTGGGCCTGCGTGAACCGGCGGGGCGATTCTTGCTCACCGATACGGTCAAAACGCCCGATAAATCCCACGTTATTCGCAAAAATCTCCATCTCGCTGCCGGAGCCCTCGACTTTGCGTACGACGACACGCGGCTCGAGTTTCCGATCGCCACAACGGACGAGCACCGCGCCGAGGCCGACGCCATTCTCAGCCAAATGGGCGAGCGATTTGCGATACTTAATCCGGGCGGCGGTTGGGTCACCAAGCTCTGGCACGCCGAAAAGTTTGGCCAACTTGCCGACCGCATTTATGACGAGACCGGAATGACATCGCTCGTTGCGACCGGCCCTGCCGAATCTGAGCTTGCCGAGCGCGTAGCCGCGGCCAGCCGAACGGGCAGGCTGACCCTGGCCGAGCCGAGCCTCAGAGGCTTTTACGAGATCGCTCGCCGTGCGGCTGTTTATATCGGCGGCGATACCGGGCCGACCCACATCGCCATTGCCGCCGGTGCTCCGACAGTCGGCATTTTCGGCCCGACCGAATGGTGGCGCAATGGCAGCCTCGCCGCCGGTGATATCTGCGTCAGCCGCGACGACATCGATTGCCGCATCGACTGTCACCGCCGGACGTGCGATAAATGGATCTGTATGGATATCAGCGTCGAGACCGTCTTTAACGCGGTCCGCCAGCGGATCGGCACCTAATTGACAGCATCTCTGCGATGGTACGTTTCAATAAAAGATGGCTCCAGCGGATACGCGTTCCCCTCGCGATACCGTTTGCCCTTGCGTTGTTCATATTTGCCGTACCGACGCCTCTATCGCTCGCCTCCGGCGGTTCGGCGGTCGTCCTCGGTCTCGCACTTCGGGCCTGGGCGGTCGGACATCTTCGTAAGGCGTCGGTGCTCGCCACGCTCGGGCCGTACGCCCACGTTCGCAATCCGCTCTACGCCGGCAGCTTATTTTTGTGCATCGGCGTCGGTGTTGCCTCGGGTGTCTGGTGGCTCGGCGTTCTGCTGATAATTCTGATGGCGTGCATCTATATTCCCGTCGTAAACGTCGAAGAAGGTGATCTGCTGGCGCTATTCGGCGACGAATTTACCGAATACAAGCGAAATGTCCCGGCGATCTTGCCGCGGATCAGGCCTTGGCGAAATATGGACGGCAAATTTGATTTTCAGCTATACTTGAAAAGCCGCGAGTACCGGGCAGCACTCGGTGCCGCCGCCGTGATGGCATTTCTGGTGACCAAGGCGTATTTTCAGTACTGACCTAAACAGATGTTAAGAACATTTAGAAGATCGATCGTGATCGCATTGCTCTCGGCGTTTGCCGTCTCGTACGCCTTCGCCCAGGCGCCGCCGCCCGGCAAGCCGGCACCGTTCAAGTTTGTTGACGGTGAGGCCTTTCGCTACGAGGGCAAACTCAGCAAGATAATTCAGGGTCTATCGGTCGCCGAACTCAAGTTTGACGTGAGCCGCGTGCCGGATACGAGCAATTTTGTCATCAAGACCGAGGCGACATCTAAGGGCACGTTGCTTAAGCTCTTTCGTTTCAGCTTTTTACAGCAGTACGAATCGGTCGTCGATGGCGACCTGATGCGCATCCTCAAGACGACCAAGCACGACGTGCAGAAGGAACGCGTCCGCGACAGCATCGCCGATTTTGACTACAGCGAGGGCCGTGTCACATACATCGAGACCGACCCCCTGGACCCCAATCGTCCGCCGCGCCGCATCGCTTCGGAAATGACAAATTCGTCTGTGTACGACCTGGTCTCAGGCATCTACGCTCTACGCTCTCTGCCGCTCGCGGTCGGAGCGTCGTTTGATATGTTGATCAGCGATTCGGGCCTTATATATAAGGTGCCGATCCGCGTCACGGCCCGCGAAATTCAGAAGTCCGAACTCGGCAAGATAATGTGCTTTCGCGTCGAGCCGCTCGTCTTCGGCAAGGACCGTCTGATCGAGCAAAAGGGCAATATGCTGATCTGGATAACCGACGACGCCCGCCGGATCCCAGTCCGCGGCCGCATCGACACCACCTACGGCAAGATCGAGGTCAAGATCAAGTCCGTGACCACCCCGATGCCCTAAAGATCGGTGAAAATCTAAAAACAGCTTGTAACTTGTGCCGAAAGACCGCATACTTTATGTTTGCGGTTTTTGAATTATGGAGTCTACAGTGTCGACAAAAAAGAGTGCTGCCCGCAAGCCGGCGGCCAAAAAGTCAGAGATATTAAAGGCGGATGCGGCTGAGCCGTTTGCCGCAGTTGCCGAACCGGGCGAGCCGAAGAAGCCCGCCGCCAAGAAGACAGTCGCCAAGGCAGTAAAGCCGGCAAAGCCGACAGCGAAGATCGTCGAGCCCACGGCTAAACCATTGAAGCGAAGGGCGAAAGCAGTCGCTGCCGATCCCTTTGCGGAGCTCGCCGAGGCGACCTCACCGGTCAAAGCGGCCGCCAAAACGGCCAAAAAGGCCAAGGCGACAGTCGCCGCCACGGCCGCAAAAACGGTCAAAGCAGGTAAAAAGCCGGTCAAAAAAACGTTGAAAACGGACACGCCCGACGAAACGTTGGTGACCGTCGCCGTAGACCCTTTGGCCGAGATGTCGCCGGTATTTAAGATACTCGCCGACGTCGAACTGCCCGACCTCAAACGCGAAAACCGCGCCCGTCTGCAGATGCAGACACCGACACGGCTCTATTTTTACTGGTCACTTCGCGAAAACCCATGGGCCACGCTCCGTAGCGTTTTCGGCAATGATCTCGGCAGTTATGCTCTCGTCGTAAAGCTCATAGACAATCATCACGGCCGCGAAGAGATCACGCTGTGTGACGCCGAGGGCGACTGGTGGTTCAACGTCGAGCCCAACGGTTCCTACACCGCCGAGCTTGGGTTTTACGCCACGAACCGCCCGTATTTTCGCATTATTTACTCAAATACCGTCGAGACACCGCGGCGGGCGCCGAGTCCGCGCTCTGCGGCCGAATCCGATTGGCGAGTGTCGGCGGCCAAGTTCGCCGAGGTGCTCGATGTTGCAGGGTTTACCCGCGACGCCTTTGACGTAGCGGTCGCGGGCGACAATTTCGTTGCGTCCGAGAGTGCCACGCATCGGGCATTTGCCGACCTTGTCGGCGGCACGGGCCACGACCTGAGTGGTGTCGCGGGTGATGATATTCGCTACGCAATGATGGCGCTTGCCGCCGGATCGACGCTCGAAGAACTGCGGTTCAAGATCAGTCCGGCTCTCTTCGCGATCCTGCAGGCGAATGTAGCATCGATCGAGGCGGGCAAGGCGATGAATGCGCTTACAGAGCATTTCGATATCGACGAAAGCGAGTTTTTCGAAGATGATTTCGGCCCCGCGGTGTACGGTGCCAGCCTTATCAACTTTCCGAAAACGCTCAAAACGCGAACTGCTTCGACCCGTACCGTTTCACCAAAATACGCACCGCGATACAATCCGGTGAGTTCGTTTTCGATCGGACGGTAGACTAATTCCGGAGAATTGCAAGGGATGGGATATCGATTTGATACCCCATCTTTTTTCTTTCTTTAGCCTGATTCTTTGCTATCATTAGAGGACTATGCAAATGATGGAGATCCCGGTTTCAGAATATCAACGCCTGCAAGACGAGTTGTCGATGCTCAAGGACACCGAGTTGCTGAAAAAGCTAAATAGGCTCGTGGATTATCTTTATCAGGATAAATATGGCCTTTATTTGGGCGACAACACTGACGATCTGACCGAATTCGCGGTTAACAATGCTTGGGAGAATGAGGAAAGTGCCTGGGATAAAGTGTAATCAGAAAGATATCGTCCTCGTGCCGTTTCCGTACTCGGATCTTAGCAGCTCGAAACGCCGTCCCGTGCTGGTCGTATCAAATGACGACTACAATCGGCAATTTCACGACATTGTTGTCTGCGTTATCACGAGCAATCTGCGCAAGGACGCCTATTCGATAGAACTCAATAATGATGATCTGGATGTCGGTATCTTGCCCGAACGTTCTGTAGTCAAGGCCCATAAATTATTCACCATCCACCAGGATAAGGTCTTAAAGAAATTTAGTGTGGTGAAAAGTGACTTGTTTTCAAAAGTCAGTAAAAAGATCAAGCACCTTATAACCGAATAAAGCGTCAGACGGCTTTGGGACAGCTTACGTATAGCAGTAATCGATAAGCACCTGAATAATACTGCTAACGATCCACCGCTGACAGCTTACTTTCTATGCCGACAGGATATTTCAGCCTCATTCTTCACGCTCATCTGCCCTTTGTCCGGCATCCTGAGTACCCCGAGTTTTTGGAAGAAGATTGGCTCTACGAGGCGATCACCGAGGTCTATCTACCGTTAATATTCATTTTTCAATCGCTACACGAGGGCGGGATGAAGCCGCGTCTGGCGATGAATGTCTCGCCGCCTTTGTGCGAGATGCTCGCGGACCCACTATTGCAGGAGCGCTACACACGCCACCTCGAAAATCTGCTCGAGCTTGCCCGCAAAGAGCTCCAACGCACGCTTGCCGAGACACAGGAGTTTCGCGATGTCGCCCAGATGTATGTCGATAATCTCACATCGTCGCTGCACCTCTGGAATGACCGCTACGGCCGCAATCTGATCAACGCCTTTCGCGAACTGCAGGACGAGGGCGTCATCGAGATCATCACTTGCTGCGCGACCCACGGCTTTATGCCGCTCATCTCTACGCAGGAATCGCGAAGGGCACAGGTGCGGATCGCCGTCGATAATTATAAAAAGCATTTCGGCCGCCAACCCCGCGGTATTTGGCTCGCCGAGTGTGCATACGAACCCGGC
This is a stretch of genomic DNA from Chloracidobacterium sp.. It encodes these proteins:
- a CDS encoding DUF3108 domain-containing protein, which encodes MLRTFRRSIVIALLSAFAVSYAFAQAPPPGKPAPFKFVDGEAFRYEGKLSKIIQGLSVAELKFDVSRVPDTSNFVIKTEATSKGTLLKLFRFSFLQQYESVVDGDLMRILKTTKHDVQKERVRDSIADFDYSEGRVTYIETDPLDPNRPPRRIASEMTNSSVYDLVSGIYALRSLPLAVGASFDMLISDSGLIYKVPIRVTAREIQKSELGKIMCFRVEPLVFGKDRLIEQKGNMLIWITDDARRIPVRGRIDTTYGKIEVKIKSVTTPMP
- a CDS encoding isoprenylcysteine carboxylmethyltransferase family protein translates to MVRFNKRWLQRIRVPLAIPFALALFIFAVPTPLSLASGGSAVVLGLALRAWAVGHLRKASVLATLGPYAHVRNPLYAGSLFLCIGVGVASGVWWLGVLLIILMACIYIPVVNVEEGDLLALFGDEFTEYKRNVPAILPRIRPWRNMDGKFDFQLYLKSREYRAALGAAAVMAFLVTKAYFQY
- a CDS encoding DUF4912 domain-containing protein, with the translated sequence MSTKKSAARKPAAKKSEILKADAAEPFAAVAEPGEPKKPAAKKTVAKAVKPAKPTAKIVEPTAKPLKRRAKAVAADPFAELAEATSPVKAAAKTAKKAKATVAATAAKTVKAGKKPVKKTLKTDTPDETLVTVAVDPLAEMSPVFKILADVELPDLKRENRARLQMQTPTRLYFYWSLRENPWATLRSVFGNDLGSYALVVKLIDNHHGREEITLCDAEGDWWFNVEPNGSYTAELGFYATNRPYFRIIYSNTVETPRRAPSPRSAAESDWRVSAAKFAEVLDVAGFTRDAFDVAVAGDNFVASESATHRAFADLVGGTGHDLSGVAGDDIRYAMMALAAGSTLEELRFKISPALFAILQANVASIEAGKAMNALTEHFDIDESEFFEDDFGPAVYGASLINFPKTLKTRTASTRTVSPKYAPRYNPVSSFSIGR
- a CDS encoding type II toxin-antitoxin system PemK/MazF family toxin, with the translated sequence MRKVPGIKCNQKDIVLVPFPYSDLSSSKRRPVLVVSNDDYNRQFHDIVVCVITSNLRKDAYSIELNNDDLDVGILPERSVVKAHKLFTIHQDKVLKKFSVVKSDLFSKVSKKIKHLITE
- the waaC gene encoding lipopolysaccharide heptosyltransferase I — its product is MRILIVKLSAIGDIVHALPAVAAIRANLPDAEISWVVEQRSAEIVRGSSVVDHLIEIDTRSMRGGKVIDEILLDMTKQAKLIRQRKYDIAIDLQGLIKSAVIAKISGAKRRWGFSRLGLREPAGRFLLTDTVKTPDKSHVIRKNLHLAAGALDFAYDDTRLEFPIATTDEHRAEADAILSQMGERFAILNPGGGWVTKLWHAEKFGQLADRIYDETGMTSLVATGPAESELAERVAAASRTGRLTLAEPSLRGFYEIARRAAVYIGGDTGPTHIAIAAGAPTVGIFGPTEWWRNGSLAAGDICVSRDDIDCRIDCHRRTCDKWICMDISVETVFNAVRQRIGT